A stretch of DNA from Acidimicrobiales bacterium:
CACAACGTGCCGACCACGTCGCCGTCCGAGCCTGTGCTCGACCCGGTGGCGGCCCGCCAGCTCGACGCCCTGCGCCGCAACTGCGAGGAGTTCGGCATCACCCACCACGGCCGGGGCGACGCCCGCCAGGGCATCGTCCACGTGATCGGGCCGGAGCTGGGGCTGACCCAGCCCGGGATGGTCGTCGTCTGCGGCGACAGCCACACCAGCACCCACGGCGCGCTCGGCGCGCTGGCCTTCGGCATCGGCACGAGCGAGGTCGAGCACGTCCTCGCCACCCAGACCCTCCCCCAGCGGCGGCCGGCGCCGATGGCCCTCACCGTCGAGGGCGAGCTGCCGGCCGGGGTGACGGCCAAGGACCTCGCCCTCGCCGTGATCGGGCGGCTCGGCACGGGCGGCGGCATCGGCTCGGTGATCGAGTACCGGGGCCCGGCCGTGCGGGCGCTCACCATGGAGGGGCGCCTCACGCTCTGCAACCTGACGATCGAGGCCGGCGCCAAGGCCGGCATGGTCGCCCCCGACGACACGACGTTCGCCTGGCTCGAGGGCCGGCCCTTCGCCCCGTCGGGCCCGCTCTGGGAGCGGGCCCTCGACGACTGGCGGTCGCTGCCCACCGACGACGGCGCGGCGTTCGCCGCCGAGGTCGTCGTCGACGCCGCCGCCGTCCGCCCCCACGTCACCTGGGGGACCAACCCCGGCCAGGTGGCGCCCATCGACGCGGCGGTCCCCGACCCCGACGAGCTGCCCGACCCCGACGCCGCCCGGCGGGCCCTCGCCTACCAGGGCCTCGCGCCCGGCACCCCGCTCCGCGAGGTGGCCGTGGACACCGTGTTCATCGGGTCGTGCACCAACGGGCGCCTGGAGGACCTGCGGGCCGCGGCCGACGTGCTCCGGGGTCGGCGGGTGCGCGACGGCGTGCGGGCGCTGGTCGTCCCCGGGTCGGCCAGGGTGAAGGCCGACGCCGAGGCCGAGGGCCTCGACCGCGTCTTCGTGTCGGCAGGGTTCGAGTGGCGGGAGCCGGGCTGCTCGATGTGCCTCGGCATGAACCCCGACCGGCTGGCCCCCGGCGAGCGGTGCGCCTCGACCAGCAACCGCAACTTCGAGGGCCGCCAGGGCAAGGGCGGCCGCACCCACCTCGTGTCGCCCGCCGTCGCCGCCGCCACCGCCGTCGCCGGCCGGCTGGCCGCCCCGTCCGACCTCGCCCCGTGAGGGCCGTCCGCCGGGTAGCCGGCCGGGCCGTCCCCCTCGACCGCTCCGACGTCGACACCGACCAGATCATCCCGGCCCACTGGCTGAAGCGGGTGGAGCGCACCGGGTTCGGGGCCGGCCTGTTCGAGGCCTGGCGGGGCCCCGGCTTCCCCCTCGACGACCCCCGCCACGCCGGCGCCGTCGTGCTCGTGGCCGGGCCCAACTTCGGCGTCGGGTCCAGCCGGGAGCACGCGGTGTGGGCCCTGGCCGACGCCGGGATCGAGGCCGTGGTGAGCCCCCGCTTCGGCGACATCTTCCGCACCAACGCGGCCGGCAACGGGCTGGTCTGCGTGCAGGTCGAGCCCGACGTCGGCCGCCGGCTCCTCGACGCCGTGGCCGCCGACCCGACCATCGAGGTCGTGGTCGACGTGGAGGCCCGCCGGCTGGTCGCCGAGGGGGCCGGGGTGGACGTCGCCTTCCCGCTCGACGCCGGCACCCGCCGCCGCCTGCTGGAGGGGCTGGACGACGTGGCCCTCACCCTCGCCGCCGCGGACGCCATCGCCGCCCACGAGGCCGCCCGCCCACCCTGGATGCCGGCCGTCCGGTGAGGGCGCTCGTGACCGGCGCGACCGGCTACGTCGGCGGTCGCCTGGTCCCCGAGCTCCTCGCCGCCGGGCACGAGGTCCGCTGCCTGGCCCGCACCCCGGCCAAGCTCGACGGCGTCCCGTGGCGCGACGACGTGGAGGTCGTGCGGGGCGACGTCACCGACCCGGCGTCGCTCGCCGGGGCCATGGACGGGCTCGACGCCGCCTACGTGCTCGTCCACTCGATGGGCGGCGGCGAGGGCGACTTCGCCGAGCGGGACCGCGCGGCCGCCGCGGCCATGCGCGACGCGGCCGCCGCCGCCGGCCTCCGCCAGCTCGTCTACCTCGGGGGCCTGGGCCGGGACGAGGACCCCGACCTGTCGCCCCACCTCCGCAGCCGCCACGAGGTGGGCCGGGTGCTGGCCGCCGGCCCGGTGGCGGTGACCGAGCTGCGGGCGGCCGTCGTCATCGGCTCGGGGAGCGCCAGCTTCGAGATGCTGCGCCACC
This window harbors:
- the leuC gene encoding 3-isopropylmalate dehydratase large subunit, with protein sequence MGEPRTLFDKVWDRHLVAAGADGEPDLLYVDLHLVHEVTSPQAFDGLRAAGRTVRRPDLTLATADHNVPTTSPSEPVLDPVAARQLDALRRNCEEFGITHHGRGDARQGIVHVIGPELGLTQPGMVVVCGDSHTSTHGALGALAFGIGTSEVEHVLATQTLPQRRPAPMALTVEGELPAGVTAKDLALAVIGRLGTGGGIGSVIEYRGPAVRALTMEGRLTLCNLTIEAGAKAGMVAPDDTTFAWLEGRPFAPSGPLWERALDDWRSLPTDDGAAFAAEVVVDAAAVRPHVTWGTNPGQVAPIDAAVPDPDELPDPDAARRALAYQGLAPGTPLREVAVDTVFIGSCTNGRLEDLRAAADVLRGRRVRDGVRALVVPGSARVKADAEAEGLDRVFVSAGFEWREPGCSMCLGMNPDRLAPGERCASTSNRNFEGRQGKGGRTHLVSPAVAAATAVAGRLAAPSDLAP
- the leuD gene encoding 3-isopropylmalate dehydratase small subunit, with the translated sequence MRAVRRVAGRAVPLDRSDVDTDQIIPAHWLKRVERTGFGAGLFEAWRGPGFPLDDPRHAGAVVLVAGPNFGVGSSREHAVWALADAGIEAVVSPRFGDIFRTNAAGNGLVCVQVEPDVGRRLLDAVAADPTIEVVVDVEARRLVAEGAGVDVAFPLDAGTRRRLLEGLDDVALTLAAADAIAAHEAARPPWMPAVR